A segment of the Agarivorans albus genome:
AATAGATATTCTGGGCTGGCGCACAATAGCCGTGGAGCGTTACATATTTTGAAGCCGTAAACACTGGCATCGCTGGGTGAACCATAGCGCAAAGCCATATCTACTGAATCACGATAAAAGTCGATATTGCTGTCGCTAATGCTGCTGCGTAGGTTTAGCGCGGGGTAGTGCGACATAAACTCATCTAGCCAGGGGCTGATTACATTTCTTCCCAGATCAGATGAAAGAGCGATTCGTAGCTCACCGTCAATCACATCCAAGTCGTGTTTCATATTTTGCTTGGCTTGTTCAAGCATTTGCAGCGCTTGTTCGCATTGCGGAACATAACGCTCACCCGCGGCAGATAAACGCAGGTGTCTGGTTGTTCGAATAAATAGCTCCGCACCTAGTTGGCTTTCTACACGCTTTAGTGCTGCACTAGCCGTGGCAGAACGCATATCTAGCTTGGCTGCAGCGGCTGTAATACTGCGGCATTCTGCTACCTTTAAAACTACCTGTAAATCTTCCAGTAGCATAACGGCACCTTTTATTGTCTATTTATTTTTGATAATGATTCAAATATTACCCTGTTTATTGAGCTGTATGCAAAAGGCTACTATTTAACCCGTTAAAGCGAACCAGCAATTTACTTATTTAGAGGATAGCCAAATGGCCAAGTTAACTATCGTTGCAAACATTAAAGCAAATGCAGACAAAATTGAGTTAGTAAAAGCAGAGCTGCTTAAGCTGATAGATATCACTAGAGCCGAAGAAGGCTGTATTAACTACGATTTGCATCAAGACAACGAAAACCCAGCGCACTTTATGTTTTACGAAAATTGGGAGTCACGTGAACTATGGCAAACCCACATGGGCAATACTCACTTAGCAGAGTACATGGCGGCAACCGAAGGCGCAGTAGCAGAGTTTACCTTGAATGAAATGACGCAAATTGCTTAGGCTGTTTGCTTTGAAATGAGCAACAAAAAAGCCAGTCGAATGACTGGCTTTTTCTATACAGGCAATAAAGCTTAGTGAAGAATACGGGCGCGAATAGTGCCGTCAATTTCTTTAAGCTTAGTAATCGCTTGTTCGGCTTGCGCTGTTTCTACATCAATCACTACATAGCCAATGCTGTCATTGGTTTGCAGGTACTGCGCTGCAATGTTGATTGAGTCTTCGGCAAAGGCCAAGTTGATTTTGGTAAGCACACCCGGTTGGTTGTGGTGAATGTGCAACAAACGGCTAGTGCCAGTGTGCTCTGGTAGTGCTACTTCTGGGAAGTTAACTGCCGACAAGGTTGAGCCGTTGTCAGAGTATTTAGCCAGTTTAGACGCTACTTCAATACCGATATTCTCTTGCGCTTCTTGGGTTGAACCACCAACGTGTGGGCTAAGAATTACGTTGTCGAAGCCACGTAAGTTAGACACAAACTCTTCTTTGTTTGATTTTGGCTCAGTTGGGAATACATCAATCGCCGCACCAGCAAGCTTTTTGCTTTCTAATACTGATACCAAAGATTCAATCTCAACTACCGTACCGCGAGAGGCGTTAATCAGAATCGAACCTTGCTTCATAGCGGCAAACTGCGCTTCACCAAACATGTACTTGGTTTGTGCGGTTTCTGGTACGTGTAGGCT
Coding sequences within it:
- a CDS encoding LysR family transcriptional regulator; the protein is MLLEDLQVVLKVAECRSITAAAAKLDMRSATASAALKRVESQLGAELFIRTTRHLRLSAAGERYVPQCEQALQMLEQAKQNMKHDLDVIDGELRIALSSDLGRNVISPWLDEFMSHYPALNLRSSISDSNIDFYRDSVDMALRYGSPSDASVYGFKICNAPRLLCASPEYLLKHGTPKHPKELSKHNGLLYQLHDIVHDVWRFSDEQQSYKIKMTSNRAANDGDLVRRWCVAGHGLAVKSSLDMASDILAGNLVSVMHDYQPTPTELWLICPSRQSITPAMRLLRDNLRENTQQLLKKLVSQNILEASVLN
- a CDS encoding putative quinol monooxygenase — translated: MAKLTIVANIKANADKIELVKAELLKLIDITRAEEGCINYDLHQDNENPAHFMFYENWESRELWQTHMGNTHLAEYMAATEGAVAEFTLNEMTQIA